In Mangrovivirga cuniculi, the following proteins share a genomic window:
- a CDS encoding ATP-binding protein, giving the protein MKSIKIDFPSITENIRIVESFIDNAKEKYQLTDEVYGNIMVAVTESVNNAIQHGNKNVMDKSVYLSLIFTEGSIQFEIEDEGEGFDYETLPDPTAPENIDKPGGRGIFLMKHLSDEVAFEDEGKRVILTFYLN; this is encoded by the coding sequence ATGAAATCTATTAAGATTGATTTTCCCTCCATTACGGAAAACATTCGCATTGTAGAAAGTTTTATCGACAATGCGAAGGAAAAATATCAATTGACAGATGAGGTTTACGGTAACATAATGGTAGCTGTAACAGAGTCTGTAAACAACGCGATCCAGCATGGAAATAAGAATGTGATGGATAAAAGTGTATATTTATCACTAATATTTACCGAGGGGTCAATACAATTTGAAATAGAGGATGAAGGAGAGGGTTTCGATTATGAAACGCTTCCAGACCCTACTGCACCTGAAAACATTGACAAACCCGGTGGGCGTGGAATCTTTTTAATGAAACACCTTAGTGACGAAGTTGCATTTGAAGATGAGGGAAAAAGGGTGATATTAACTTTTTATCTTAACTAA
- the ybeY gene encoding rRNA maturation RNase YbeY → MDQSISFHCEDISFDLQSENQVKEWINQMADFYDVKINDINYIFCSDKYLLDINKEYLNHDYLTDIITFDNRESENEEVESDIFISIDRVKDNADSLGLSFNEEIRRVIIHGFLHLVGFKDKTDEESDNMRLAEDNALNKYNKMFHVEQ, encoded by the coding sequence ATGGATCAATCTATTTCTTTTCACTGCGAGGATATTTCATTTGATCTTCAATCAGAAAATCAGGTTAAAGAATGGATTAACCAGATGGCAGATTTTTACGATGTAAAAATCAATGATATCAATTATATCTTTTGCTCTGATAAATATTTATTAGATATCAATAAAGAATATTTGAATCATGATTATCTAACCGACATTATCACGTTTGACAATAGAGAATCTGAAAATGAAGAAGTAGAGAGTGATATATTTATAAGCATTGATCGTGTAAAAGACAACGCTGATTCTTTGGGTTTGTCGTTCAACGAGGAAATCAGAAGAGTAATTATACATGGATTTTTGCATCTGGTAGGATTTAAAGATAAAACAGATGAAGAATCAGATAATATGAGATTAGCTGAAGATAATGCATTAAACAAATACAACAAGATGTTCCACGTGGAACAATAA
- a CDS encoding methyltransferase domain-containing protein, with product MNKIEIKDCPICGHSSFIDIFKCRDNTVSGELFQLVECRDCGFRFTSPRPADEHLGEYYKSDTYISHSDTDEGLTNKVYKRVRDFSLKIKYNLVRKYSKDKNGNLLDVGAGTGYFVNFCNRNGMQAEGFEPDSDARNVAKTTHGITLIDNWEKINKNFDVITMWHVLEHVPDLKNQFERLKAILKLNGILIIAVPNRESFDEKYYKSDWAAYDVPRHLYHFRKNDLIKLASDFNIKFVDDKPMWFDAPYVSILSEKHKKSYMATIKGSIFGMISNLASLFTNQQSSKIYIFRNGK from the coding sequence ATGAATAAGATAGAAATAAAAGATTGCCCCATCTGTGGGCATTCTTCTTTTATAGACATTTTTAAATGCAGAGATAATACAGTAAGCGGTGAACTTTTTCAGCTAGTAGAATGTAGAGACTGTGGGTTTAGATTTACTAGTCCAAGACCAGCAGATGAACATTTAGGTGAGTATTATAAAAGTGATACCTATATTTCTCATTCAGATACTGATGAAGGACTAACGAATAAAGTATATAAAAGGGTGAGGGATTTCAGTCTCAAAATTAAATACAATCTTGTTCGTAAATACAGTAAAGACAAAAATGGAAACCTACTGGACGTCGGAGCAGGAACCGGATACTTCGTTAACTTCTGCAATAGAAATGGTATGCAAGCAGAGGGATTTGAGCCTGATTCAGATGCTCGAAATGTAGCAAAAACAACACATGGTATTACCTTAATTGACAACTGGGAAAAGATAAATAAAAATTTTGATGTTATAACTATGTGGCATGTGTTGGAACATGTACCGGACTTGAAAAATCAATTTGAAAGGTTAAAAGCGATTCTTAAACTCAATGGAATCCTGATTATTGCAGTACCCAACAGAGAAAGTTTTGATGAGAAATATTATAAAAGTGATTGGGCAGCATATGATGTTCCCAGGCATTTATACCATTTCAGAAAAAATGATTTAATAAAATTAGCATCAGATTTTAATATTAAATTCGTTGATGATAAACCGATGTGGTTTGATGCTCCCTATGTTTCTATCCTTAGTGAAAAACATAAGAAATCATATATGGCAACAATCAAAGGAAGTATCTTTGGCATGATATCTAATTTAGCCTCATTATTTACAAACCAGCAATCCAGTAAAATATATATTTTTAGAAATGGGAAATAA